One Streptomyces sp. 840.1 genomic window, CTGGGTGGCCCCGGCGGCCGCGCTCGCCCTGGCCTCCGCCGTGGTGGTGGGCCGGGCGCTGCGGCGCCGGAGGTAGCCGCGCCAGTAGTGTCCTCGTGTGAGCAGCAGCGAGAAGGACGTCCGGCTGTCCGCCGGCGACGCAGAGTTGACCGTGAGCCCCGCCAACGGCTGCCGTATCAGCAGCCTGCGGATCGGCGGTACCGAACTGTTGCGGCAGGGGGAGCGGTACGGCTGCTTCCCGATGGTGCCGTGGTGCGGACGCACGGAGAACGGCCGGTTCCGCAACGGCGGTGTCCTGCACCAGATGCCGCTGACCGCTCCGCCGCACGCCATTCACGGCACGGGCCGAGACACGGCCTGGCAGACCGACCGGGATACCGGTACGCAGGCCTCGTTCCACTACGACCTGGCCGAGCCGTGGCCGTACCCGGGCCGGGTGTCGCAGACCTTCGAACTGACCGAGGACTCCCTCACGTTGGCGTTCGGCATCGAGACGTACGCGGACTCCTTCCCGGCGCAGGCCGGCTGGCACCCCTGGTTCCGGCGCAACCTCGGCGGCGAGGACGTCGCGCTCGCCTTCGACGC contains:
- a CDS encoding aldose 1-epimerase, coding for MSSSEKDVRLSAGDAELTVSPANGCRISSLRIGGTELLRQGERYGCFPMVPWCGRTENGRFRNGGVLHQMPLTAPPHAIHGTGRDTAWQTDRDTGTQASFHYDLAEPWPYPGRVSQTFELTEDSLTLAFGIETYADSFPAQAGWHPWFRRNLGGEDVALAFDAAWQEERGEDHLPTGRRIPPLDGPWDDAFGMPDGVDVTLTWPQQLELSVKSRAEWVVVYDEQAEAVCVEPQSGPPNGLNTAPRYVTPVDPLEIAATWSWRRL